In the Puntigrus tetrazona isolate hp1 chromosome 9, ASM1883169v1, whole genome shotgun sequence genome, one interval contains:
- the fzd7a gene encoding frizzled-7a, whose product MQHLCGITRYFSLLLTLALQPSSGQYHGEKGISIPEHGFCQPISIPLCTDIAYNQTIMPNLLGHTNQEDAGLEVHQFYPLVKVQCSMDLKFFLCSMYAPVCTVLEQAIPPCRSLCERARQGCEALMNKFGFQWPERLRCENFPVHGAGEICVGQNTSDAGSPTSNPTPYVPELITLQPNVVRPSQQFTCPLQLKVPTYLKYHFMGEKDCGAPCEPTRPNGLMYFREEEVKFGRLWVGIWSILCCVSTLFTVLTYLVDMRRFRYPERPIIFLSGCYFMVAVAYAAGFFLEDKVVCIDKFNDDGYKTVAQGTKKEGCTILFMILYFFGMASSIWWVILSLTWFLSAGMKWGHEAIEANSQYFHLAAWAVPAVKTITILAMGQVDGDILTGVCYVGIYNVDSLRGFVLAPLFVYLFIGTSFLLAGFVSLFRIRTIMKHDGTKTEKLEKLMVRIGVFSVLYTVPATIVIACYFYEQAFREQWEKTWHMQTCKRFAVPCPVNNFAPMSPDFTVFMIKYLMTMIVGITSGFWIWSGKTLQSWRRFYKRLSNSNQGETTV is encoded by the coding sequence ATGCAACACCTTTGCGGGATTACTCGATACTTTTCCCTGCTCCTCACCCTGGCCCTGCAGCCGTCCAGCGGCCAGTATCACGGAGAGAAGGGCATCTCCATTCCCGAGCACGGTTTCTGCCAGCCCATATCGATACCTCTCTGCACGGACATCGCCTACAATCAGACCATTATGCCGAACCTTTTGGGTCACACCAATCAAGAGGACGCCGGGCTGGAGGTGCACCAGTTCTACCCGCTCGTGAAAGTGCAGTGCTCCATGGACCTCAAGTTCTTCCTCTGCTCCATGTACGCGCCGGTTTGCACGGTGCTGGAGCAAGCCATCCCGCCGTGTCGCTCCCTGTGCGAGCGCGCGAGGCAGGGCTGCGAGGCCCTCATGAACAAGTTCGGCTTCCAGTGGCCCGAGCGCCTGCGCTGCGAGAATTTCCCGGTGCACGGCGCGGGGGAGATCTGCGTGGGCCAGAACACCTCGGACGCGGGAAGCCCGACCTCGAACCCGACGCCCTACGTCCCGGAACTGATCACGTTACAGCCGAACGTGGTCAGACCCAGCCAGCAGTTCACATGTCcgctgcagctaaaagtgccCACTTATCTCAAGTACCACTTCATGGGGGAAAAAGACTGCGGGGCGCCGTGTGAGCCCACTAGGCCCAACGGGCTGATGTACTTTAGAGAGGAAGAGGTCAAATTTGGCCGGCTCTGGGTTGGAATCTGGTCCATTTTGTGCTGCGTTAGCACACTGTTCACCGTCCTCACGTACTTGGTGGACATGAGGCGGTTTCGTTACCCGGAGAGGCCCATCATCTTCCTTTCCGGGTGTTACTTCATGGTGGCCGTTGCGTACGCGGCTGGCTTTTTCCTTGAAGACAAAGTCGTTTGCATCGACAAATTCAACGATGACGGTTACAAGACCGTCGCGCAAGGCACGAAAAAAGAGGGCTGCACTATCCTTTTCATGATCCTTTATTTCTTCGGCATGGCGAGTTCAATCTGGTGGGTCATCCTGTCTCTCACATGGTTCCTCTCGGCAGGAATGAAGTGGGGTCACGAAGCCATCGAGGCCAACTCTCAGTATTTCCACCTGGCCGCCTGGGCCGTCCCAGCGGTCAAGACCATCACCATCCTCGCCATGGGCCAAGTGGACGGAGACATCCTCACCGGGGTGTGCTACGTTGGCATCTACAACGTGGACTCTCTGCGCGGCTTCGTCTTGGCGCCCCTCTTCGTCTATCTCTTCATAGGCACCTCGTTCCTCCTGGCCGGCTTCGTGTCGCTTTTCCGCATCAGAACCATCATGAAGCACGACGGCACCAAGACGGAGAAGCTGGAGAAGCTGATGGTGCGCATCGGCGTGTTTAGCGTGCTCTACACGGTTCCCGCTACCATCGTGATCGCGTGCTACTTCTACGAGCAGGCTTTTCGGGAGCAGTGGGAGAAGACCTGGCACATGCAGACGTGTAAGCGATTCGCCGTCCCGTGCCCGGTCAATAACTTCGCCCCCATGTCTCCGGACTTCACCGTTTTCATGATAAAGTATCTGATGACCATGATCGTGGGAATCACCTCTGGATTTTGGATATGGTCTGGGAAAACCCTGCAGTCGTGGCGCAGGTTTTATAAAAGGCTCAGCAATAGCAACCAAGGCGAGACGACggtatga